In the Drosophila gunungcola strain Sukarami unplaced genomic scaffold, Dgunungcola_SK_2 000001F, whole genome shotgun sequence genome, one interval contains:
- the LOC128263013 gene encoding probable basic-leucine zipper transcription factor O: MQFLMIVFVAFFAVANGQFFGELIRDFERFEQGQQQQQQQQSNFGGGQQQQQQEQGVIFRGPFGGSVEFFQEQQQQQQGGGGGQQQQQQQQQNFDFFG; the protein is encoded by the exons ATGCAATTCCTG ATGATTGTGTTTGTGGCCTTTTTCGCCGTGGCAAACGGTCAGTTTTTTGGAGAACTGATTCGGGATTTTGAGCGATTTGAACAAggtcaacagcaacaacagcagcaacagagtAACTTTGGCGGtggacagcagcagcagcagcaggagcagggtGTCATCTTTAGAGGTCCCTTCGGTGGCAGCGTTGAGTTTTTCcaggagcaacagcaacagcagcaaggTGGCGGCGGAggtcaacagcagcaacaacagcagcagcaaaactTCGATTTCTTTGGTTGA